A region of the Silene latifolia isolate original U9 population chromosome 9, ASM4854445v1, whole genome shotgun sequence genome:
ttgaacccaccatcaaccaacgtcacaaaataattgccgagttatcagctcatgtgggcaattaaggaccaaaaatataatgtttgttcagttcactttgtggtgttcaaaatttgtcgtacaaatcaacatgaaaaacaaaatatatataaaatatcaaaacgatgatgtcgtatagagtacaaaagcgaatgaatctaatccataaaagagtactacaacttaggaacacgtttaattcccatggaattaacatgcccttcatgcttatcttgtcgtaatggtttagtgagaggatctcgctatgttatcatctcagtagcaatcttttctatcactacttccttttgctccacgtaatctcggattagatgagctttccgttgtacatgtctagacttgttgctagactttggctccttagcttggaagatggcaccactattgtcgcaatagatggtgatcgggtcattcgaactaggcactacagatagtccatgtaagaattgacgcatccatatcgcttcctttgttgcttcagacgcggcatagtactcggactcagtcgtagaatctgctttaatgatttgtttggaactcttccagctgactgcagcgccattaagagtaaatacgaatccagactgagatttcgagtcatctcgatccgtttggaagctagcatctgtgtaaccggttgcgcatagcttttgttcgcctccataagtcaatgcccaatctttagtcctccgtaggtacttaagaatgttcttgacagccagccaatgtgattcacctggatgctgttggaattgacttgtcatactcaatgcatatgccacgtctggacgtgtgcatatcatggcatacatgattgatcctatagccgaagcatagggaatccgtgtcatgcgctctttctcttccggtgtctctggtgactgagacttgctcaaatgcacccctggagccataggaagaaaccccttcttggagttagtcatgctgaatctctctaggactttgtctatgtaagactcctgactgagagataacatccgtcgtgatctatctcgatagatacggatgcctagaattctttgtgcctctcccatatctttcatctggaaatggtttttcaaccatactttcaccgaagttaagagaggtatgtcattcccaatcaggagtatgtcatcgacatacaatattaggaagacaatcttgctcccactcgacttgatatatagacatggttcctcgaccgatcgagtaaatccattttctttaatcacttggtcgaagcgatgattccaactccgagatgcttgcttaagtccataaatggaacgcttaagcttgcacactttcttaggatgttgtggatcaatgaaaccttcgggttgtaccatgtacaactcttcctccaaaaaaccatttaagaaggcggttttcacgtccatttgccaaatttcatagtcatgaaaagcggcaatcgctaagataatccgaatggaacgcagcatgactacgggtgcaaaaatctcatcgtagtgcaaacctggcacttgggtgaaacctttagcaactagtcgtgctttatagatatcttgttgaccttccacagaatgctttatcttgtaaagccatttgcattgaaggggacgaaccttagcaggtaagtcaacaagatcccatacgttgttctcatacatagagtccatctcggattgcatggcctcaagccatagctttgagtcagaactagtcatggcacctttataggttgcgggttcactactcgttaagagtagaacgtcatctatgtcatgttcctcgaccatacaattgtatctgtctggaggaatagagactcttcccgacctcctaggttcctcaggaatgttaaccgcagccgggattaaaggaataggttcctccaatggttgctcggtatttggttctggaatctccgacaggtcgaaggttctatcactctttgcattctcgagaaattccttctctaagaatgtcgcactagccgcaacaaaaacgcgttgttcggttggcgaatagaagtaatgaccaagtgttcctttaggataacctataaagtatgtcttgaccgatcgcgggccgagcttatcctcgtgtctccacttgacataagcctcgcagccccaaacccgtataaaggacaagttagggaccgttcccttccatagttcatatggagtcttgtcaacaactttagacggacttcgattaagtattagagcaaatttacgagaagagcataaccccacaatgagtcgagcaacatggtgtgactcatcatggatcgaaccatatcaagtagtgttcgatttctccgttcggacaccccattcaaccgaggtgttccagtggagttaatcgtagggcaatcccacgcctttaaggtgttgatcaaactcgtgagaaagatactcgccaccacgatctgaacgtagtgttttaatctttctacccaataggttctgtaccctattctggtattccttgaatttctcaaaggattcactgtgtgcttcattaagtagacatagccatatctgcttaaatcgtccgtgaaagtgatgaaatacctatagccttctcgtgcggtgattgacataggaccacatacatccgtgtgtatgagtcctaataggtcagccagcgcgcattccaacacctttgaaggaaatacgagtcatcttaccgatgagacatgattcacacgtgccaaatgattgaaaatcaaaggccgagatagcttcaTTCTTGATGAGTCATTTtttcgcgtttctcattaatgtgtcccatacggcagtgccatagatacgtttgatctttgtcaccaacctttaaccttttattcattacgtgtaatatttcggtggtccgatctaaaacataaattccgttcatggagactcgccttgccaaatcatatcgtgtaatgagaaaatgcaagtattattctctattacaaatgaaaaaccaagtttatcaagtgcgaaaccgaaataatgtttttcgaaagactaggtacataatagcagtcatataatgacaactcaaatccgctaggaaggtggatcacatatgtcccctttgagatggcagccactcttgctccattcccgacacgcaggtccacctcaccctttacgaggggttcgatgtttcggagcccctgcacatgattacacagatgagaaccacaaccggtatcaagtacccaagttccgtaacttgcgtggttaatctcaatcatatgaataaaagtagaagaagaagaagacataccaacaggtttaacaagacctgcctttaagtcctcatgataaacaggacatgtacgcctccaatgcccagtcttgtggcaatgatggcattccatgttttcattcttgctctttgtcgtgcctgatgaggtgctcgactcaccaggcccactcttacctgaacccgacttcttgaacttcggtttacctactgttaggtatgcctgagctttgcccttacctttccctttgtttgttacaacgagaacatcctgtttcaagctcccactgaacttcatgtccttttcggtctgtacgagaagggagtgcagttcatgtggggttttcttcaaatcattcatatagtaattcgctctaaattgcaaaaaaccatcgtggagtgaatgaagcatgcggtcgataacaatgttctcgctgatgttacaattaaaggtctccagcttctcgacattctcaatcatgctgagaatgtgtgggctaactggttggcccttctggagtctcgcatcaaagaagcgagtggtatgctcataggtcacgattctcggtgctttcgagaattccttggtgagcgtggtgaaaatcttgttcgcaccatgggctatgaagcgtttctgcaaattgggttccattgcaaaaatgagtacgtttttaatcgcacccgcttccatacagaaatcattaaacttggtgatttcagcagctctagccgtgggacctgggtttgccgggatgggctctaatagatatttgagcttccgtcgtcggcggcattccgtaatgccgcctcccaatccgcgaagtttgatccatcattcttcagtcgagtagactgattcatctgattcatgaagatccgaagccaggactcacggtccaatgtggcacttggcattgggttatcagtagaaccagccatttgttattagcagttaaaaatatcgtgatctacactgaaaaagaaaggaaaaacaagaacgaaataagcaactcatcgaggtgatttaagtctattttaaaattcattttaacgtgtagactctcgcacttgcataattgatctccctcaagaatgatacaagtgatcccaagactcaatttccgtaaattgataagccaattgtttagctaattcttccgtaagaaatcttggtcgatagatttccgtaaatcctatctatagtccaccatgatcacaggttCGTacaagtgaccatagtgttgagataaaataggtcaatcggttccaacttacccgacgtagaaggggtcatattatgcctaccgatgaagaagggactcattggagattgacctataaagaccattctcaattttggtttatacgaggaagatcccatcaacttaattataattcatattaagtgaacgaataactagcgtctgcgtgaatgaattaatttaggtgatggcttagcatagatcgtgtgacatgagaatgtaaAAAAAAACTAACTcgagacctctatatgtgtcagttttcatgcaataaataggtggtttggtgtTTAGGCGGAacatgatgcatattatcgttgcgaaaaataaataaaataatgcaatacgtaaataaaaaaattcctagtgtggcctatcctaataaaaagaacataaaacaactttggaatccaccgttggacccgagaagcttgtcttgatgttccatcttgatccatgtagcgggagtgagcatccggtctccatctttggtcttctcaaaaattacatttaaaattacaaaatataacctatttacattctaattaaaaactgtaattacaagtgaaaaatccaaaacggagatacgagatctcaaaatacaaccaagaccgtgttccatcattacggtaacacgttctactaaggccacactaagttacaaccgtttgtaaaataaataaatacgtaatataaaGCATTCACAGCATTCAACTCaacgataaaagaaaatgcatcaactaaattaaatttattcgtgacataattccgtaattatgttaaattatccaaaccaccttttaatgattaaaattcatgtgataaaaccgcttctatcaatttaattttaatctattacaatccgttactttaaatacgctttaaaataactcaatggtacgtgtgtgaaccgtttcacaatcatagcgagtgtacaatatccgtataaagtacatattgtggccaaaagaaaatttaaagcaaaatgaataaattttcaaagtcatcgaacaaaaaaatccctcgatccagggacacaggtgctcgatcgaggaacaaaagggctcgatcgactgaactgctagtcgatcgagaggttgccaaacggaaagtactcgatcgacagtactggaggtcgatcgagggcttttatcagcaaatctgctcgatcgagtacgaggactcctcgatcgagcgaagttttgaaagtggtcgatcgagtacaacaaggactcgatcgagtaaaaacaagacagaaaaccactcgatcgattaaaaacatgctcgatcgagtacaaaaatttctggaaatgcaaaaccctcgtgaaaactgttTTGACGAAACAAAGCAATCGCAAAATTGATCAAAACCAcatcaaaacaattttataatctgACAAAAcgtgacatattgttataatctccgtataaaacaacaatatgcataaaaacaaatcgaaaacaagatgaATCAACCGTGTAAACATGTCACggtaaaaaaatttctgccgtgtatactaggcacggttttcgagacaaatacaatcgtttcaaaatcgttttatgaaaaatcacaaagaaaatttacgtggcctcgctctgataccacttgtggggtaatatccgtataagaccctctaaatttaggactataacgtaaatttagcatgtgaaatatagtcataaacgaaaaacaacaaggAAACAATaaggattaagaatcaacctcgggtcctttgtagtgcggcgtaaagaacagaaatcaacagagatttcctcctaattgttgcacccaagaccgtctgagactatgcccttgtgctagaaatgctctctaattgacttgcaatatcgagagagctgtTGTGAGGTTTtaccgatgtgagatctaggtttcagagagaaatgatctccaaaaccctagttttctgtaaaataaaatcgctaggtcaaaaggagagggagcctctccttttgttgcctcggtccgtgggtcatgagaggaggaagtgggctttccactttctcctcatttaactcgtgatccgactgatccgattcgtctcgctaaaatgtatatgacgcggtttttattataaatcgtcatcggttatcggttattaaaacatcaactaataacacgggttagttgacgtattaatacatgtccgacaaagacgatattgtataatttattcaatatacattgaTTAAATATAatacgcttatattcaatttacgaattaactgcttaattcgccttagccattattatttaatccgtattaaataacatatctcaacatcacattttgacttattattagtcaaataactcggactaactggttagtcaattttggcatctacatgacaagtattttcatctttgtcacatctctcaaacgtatcctataggtgtgacttttagggaccagttgatcaccgccatctgtatgacaataacgtcaaacttatctagcaagccaaccgttattgataaacgtggatcaactgataataataccaaaagtatgccctttgatccttttagagatttagaagtccttgcactaactgttaaggacaccaaccccaacagactTGTCTATTGAAGTTAAACATCTTTACTTGTTGGAGTTACACAATTATTCATTACAGTTACTATtttctttattaaagttacactcttttttcattaaagttacattttttttgttaaagttacattaTTTCTAACTCTGTAAAATAACATTTTATTCTATATTGTTGATCTAGTTACATTTAAAGCAAGTTGTAGCTGCAAAATGCTTGAAAGGAAAGGAATTCTATGACGGCATGTAATATGGATTTACTCATCTAACGGACTAAAGACTATACCGGATGAGTGTGTTGTGACCAGATGGTGTAAAGATGCAATCCACTCTAAAATGTTCGATTGTAATGGTGAAGCAGATGAGGACATTGATATAGTAGATGGAAAACAGATTGCGATGTCAGTAATGTGGTCAAAGGTTCATCAGACAGTTGGGATGCTTATGGGAAAATGCAAGGCTGATGTTGACAGCTTTTCTAATCTAATTAGAGAGTTTAAGGAGAAACTATCACCATTAGGATCACCATTGACTAAACAACAACAATTGGAGCAAATTCTTGGCTGTTATGCTAGTTAGGAGGTGACAGTCCCccctaaaaaatcaaaaaaaaagggAAGTGGAAAGAGAATGTGGTCGCTTAAGGCAAAAGCAGTTGCCTTGGCAAGCAAGCCAAAACGCatgtgtaaaaattgcaagcGATTAGCTAATCATGAAAAGAAGAACTGCCCTAACCCTTTTGCAGAGCATCCACCATTATCACCATCATCAGTGGAATCGtcagaagaagatgaagaagaagtggaggaggaggaagaagatgACATCTTAGAATAAGAACTATATTAAGCTATTCCACTGAACAATTTTTTGGATGTATAATGTTATGCAACCGTTATTGCTTAACAATGTATGGCGTACTTTATTTCATTTTCATGGAACATCAAACTGTAGTGATGCTATATTTGATACCCGTTGGTACTAAAGCTGATTATATT
Encoded here:
- the LOC141601211 gene encoding uncharacterized protein LOC141601211; this translates as MRTTQRSESENSFFKRFESKSGTLVEFSLRFDNAIDQQRQTQKKLDNGNKHTSPQMSTHLAIEVHEAKVYSYKVFEEFQEEVKYSIDTCKSKGFAEGDSLEVTTLHLKQVVAAKCLKGKEFYDGIWCKDAIHSKMFDCNGEADEDIDIVDGKQIAMSVMWSKVHQTVGMLMGKCKADVDSFSNLIREFKEKLSPLGSPLTKQQQLEQILGCYAS